From a single Mesorhizobium shangrilense genomic region:
- a CDS encoding NAD(P)/FAD-dependent oxidoreductase: protein MAKLHPVSKVVVVGGGIFGVSSAVHLARLGIETILVNDGPLAKGASGRSLAWLNSARKRSAEYHRLRMIGIDRYRTLSARFPDAAWLRFDGGLTWDPDNASNEIADVFAHEKSLGYDAQHLSAGAIASVAPGIDASAVTPQGAIFNPGEGWVDLPSLIEILIAEFVQRGGQLVTDAGSAAVTIVDGRATGVTTTSGTSFDADAVLLATGGNVPRMVADSGRHIADGTPIALLVRTKPVSLALRAVLNTPRVAIRPTPDGALALDSAWSEEEVVVNPDGTYGVKDSTVQGLLVEASKVLEGHPKLGLESYGVGPKPIPGDGEPVFGQLKDIEGYYVAFSHSGATLGLIAGELLAGEIATGKEHPLLANFRPARFSR, encoded by the coding sequence ATGGCTAAATTACATCCGGTCTCCAAGGTCGTCGTTGTCGGCGGTGGCATTTTCGGTGTGTCCTCGGCCGTTCATCTTGCGCGGCTCGGCATCGAAACGATCCTCGTCAATGATGGACCGCTCGCCAAGGGTGCGTCCGGCCGCTCGCTGGCGTGGCTCAATTCCGCGCGCAAGCGGTCGGCCGAGTATCATCGCCTGCGCATGATCGGCATCGACCGCTACCGGACGCTGTCGGCGAGATTTCCGGATGCTGCCTGGTTGCGTTTCGACGGCGGCCTGACATGGGATCCGGACAACGCCTCAAACGAGATCGCTGATGTCTTCGCCCATGAAAAATCTCTCGGCTATGACGCGCAGCATTTGTCCGCCGGTGCTATTGCGTCAGTCGCGCCGGGCATCGATGCAAGCGCTGTCACGCCACAGGGCGCGATCTTCAATCCGGGCGAAGGCTGGGTCGACCTGCCGTCGCTGATCGAGATATTGATTGCGGAATTCGTGCAGCGTGGCGGCCAGCTTGTCACCGATGCCGGAAGCGCAGCAGTCACGATCGTCGACGGTCGCGCCACCGGCGTCACCACGACAAGCGGCACCAGCTTTGATGCCGATGCGGTGCTCCTGGCGACCGGCGGCAATGTGCCGAGAATGGTTGCGGACTCAGGCCGGCATATCGCCGACGGGACGCCGATCGCGCTGCTGGTCAGGACCAAGCCGGTCAGCTTGGCCCTTCGCGCCGTCCTCAATACGCCGCGCGTCGCCATCCGCCCGACGCCGGACGGAGCCTTGGCGCTCGACTCCGCCTGGTCGGAAGAAGAGGTGGTCGTCAATCCTGACGGCACTTATGGCGTGAAGGATTCGACTGTTCAGGGGCTTCTTGTCGAAGCCTCGAAGGTCCTCGAGGGACATCCGAAGCTAGGGTTGGAAAGCTACGGTGTCGGCCCCAAGCCGATTCCCGGAGACGGCGAGCCGGTATTCGGCCAGTTGAAGGACATCGAGGGATACTACGTTGCCTTCAGCCACAGCGGTGCAACGCTTGGCCTGATCGCCGGCGAATTGCTGGCCGGCGAGATCGCCACCGGGAAAGAGCACCCACTCCTTGCAAACTTTCGCCCAGCTCGGTTTTCTCGGTAA
- a CDS encoding amino acid ABC transporter permease/ATP-binding protein yields the protein MNWLENLRRSFLDWQAMADVLPSMITIGLKNTLILAATSTVLGVILGMILAVMGISQSRWLRIPARVYTDIFRGLPAIVTILLIGQGFARIGREIFGPSPYPLGILALSLIAGAYIGEIFRSGIQSVERGQMEACKALSMSYGQGMRLIVIPQGIRRVLPALVNQFIGNVKDSSLVYFLGLLASEREIFRVGQDQAVVTGNLSPLLLAGVFYLVITVPLTHVVNYIDNSLRVGKQKAGLVTSGLAEVSELESAISSPPSETSAEGSSALPRFKGGSLAISNLDMAYGNLDVLKGVSLTVKPGTVTCVIGPSGSGKSTLLRCLNRLVEPKGGEVLLDGASILAMKPEKLRRRVGMVFQHFNLFPDHTALENVMLSLTKVKGIPAREAERIAEARLADVGLAARKHHRPGGLSGGQQQRVAIARALAMDPEVILFDEVTSALDPELVKGVLNLMADLGRRGMTMVVVTHEMGFARKVADQVVFMDEGRIIEAGTPAAIFDTPKSERLKHFLAEVL from the coding sequence ATGAACTGGCTTGAAAACCTGCGCCGCAGTTTCCTCGACTGGCAGGCCATGGCTGACGTGCTGCCAAGCATGATCACCATCGGATTGAAGAACACCTTGATCCTCGCCGCCACGTCCACGGTGCTCGGCGTTATCCTCGGCATGATCCTGGCCGTCATGGGCATTTCGCAATCGCGCTGGCTGCGCATTCCGGCCCGGGTCTACACGGATATTTTCCGTGGCCTTCCGGCGATTGTTACCATTCTGCTGATCGGCCAGGGCTTCGCCCGCATCGGCCGCGAAATCTTCGGGCCGTCGCCCTATCCGCTCGGCATTCTCGCCCTCAGCCTGATCGCCGGCGCCTATATCGGCGAGATCTTCCGCTCAGGCATCCAGAGCGTCGAGCGCGGGCAGATGGAAGCCTGCAAGGCGCTCAGCATGAGCTACGGGCAGGGCATGCGCCTGATCGTGATCCCGCAAGGCATCCGCCGCGTATTGCCGGCTCTGGTCAACCAGTTCATCGGCAACGTCAAGGATTCCAGCCTCGTCTATTTCCTCGGCCTGCTCGCGTCGGAACGCGAGATTTTCCGTGTCGGTCAGGACCAGGCGGTGGTCACCGGAAACCTCTCGCCATTGCTCCTGGCTGGCGTGTTCTATCTCGTCATCACCGTGCCGTTGACCCATGTGGTCAATTACATCGACAACTCGTTGCGGGTCGGCAAGCAGAAGGCCGGCCTCGTCACCAGTGGCCTTGCCGAGGTGAGCGAACTGGAAAGCGCCATCAGCAGTCCTCCTTCGGAGACCAGCGCTGAAGGCAGTTCGGCACTTCCCCGGTTCAAGGGCGGCAGTCTCGCCATCAGCAATCTCGACATGGCCTATGGCAATCTCGATGTCCTCAAGGGCGTCAGCCTGACGGTCAAGCCGGGTACGGTCACTTGCGTCATCGGTCCGTCAGGTTCGGGCAAGTCGACGCTGTTGCGCTGCCTCAATCGCCTGGTCGAGCCAAAGGGTGGCGAAGTGCTGCTCGATGGCGCGAGCATCCTGGCGATGAAGCCTGAAAAGCTGCGCCGGCGTGTCGGTATGGTGTTCCAGCATTTCAATCTGTTTCCCGACCACACAGCCCTTGAGAACGTCATGCTGTCGCTGACCAAGGTCAAGGGAATCCCGGCGCGGGAGGCCGAGCGCATCGCCGAGGCGCGCCTCGCCGATGTTGGCCTTGCCGCCCGCAAACACCATCGCCCCGGGGGTCTTTCCGGTGGCCAGCAGCAACGTGTGGCAATCGCCCGTGCATTGGCAATGGATCCGGAAGTCATCCTGTTCGACGAGGTGACCAGCGCTCTCGATCCGGAACTGGTGAAGGGTGTCCTCAACCTGATGGCGGACCTCGGCCGGCGCGGCATGACGATGGTCGTCGTGACCCATGAAATGGGCTTTGCCCGCAAGGTCGCCGATCAGGTCGTCTTCATGGATGAAGGTCGCATCATCGAGGCCGGCACACCGGCTGCGATCTTCGACACTCCGAAAAGCGAGCGTCTGAAGCACTTCCTTGCCGAGGTGCTTTGA
- a CDS encoding ABC transporter substrate-binding protein, whose amino-acid sequence MSRTGILKSLMSPVRAGAMALMVVCIGAGLVSRAAAADDNPYGLIDAKVISVGTMGDAKPYAFTQADGTFTGFDIEFFRNVASRIGFKPDQVIFTGQEFSALMPSVANERFDVAVAAIGTTEARKKTVDFSDGYLAGYLSVLTADKAITSADGLKGKRLGVVQGTLQEIYAAKNFVGTDLVKFPDNNSAVSALNNGTVDAHFLDYEAAKQYGERYPGLTIAVNIPSFDAPAGFVVRKGNDKLRNALNTALHAAMQDGTWKTLYEKWFPGSPMPDEYLPKK is encoded by the coding sequence ATGAGCAGGACAGGAATTCTCAAGTCGTTGATGTCGCCGGTCCGAGCCGGCGCAATGGCTCTTATGGTTGTGTGCATCGGAGCAGGTTTGGTTTCGCGGGCAGCTGCCGCGGATGACAATCCCTATGGTCTTATCGATGCGAAGGTCATCAGCGTCGGTACCATGGGAGACGCCAAACCCTACGCTTTCACCCAGGCGGATGGCACGTTCACGGGGTTCGACATTGAATTCTTCCGCAATGTTGCAAGCCGCATTGGATTCAAACCGGATCAGGTGATCTTCACCGGCCAGGAGTTCTCGGCGCTGATGCCCTCGGTTGCCAATGAGCGCTTCGACGTGGCTGTCGCGGCGATCGGCACGACGGAAGCGCGCAAGAAGACGGTCGACTTTTCCGACGGCTATCTCGCAGGCTACCTGTCGGTGCTTACCGCCGACAAGGCGATAACTTCCGCGGACGGGCTCAAGGGCAAGCGTCTTGGCGTCGTGCAGGGTACGCTGCAGGAGATCTACGCAGCGAAGAATTTTGTCGGGACCGATCTCGTTAAATTCCCCGACAACAACTCCGCCGTCTCCGCGCTGAACAATGGAACTGTCGACGCGCATTTCCTCGACTATGAGGCCGCCAAGCAATATGGCGAGCGCTATCCGGGGCTGACGATAGCGGTCAATATTCCTTCCTTCGACGCGCCCGCCGGCTTCGTCGTGCGCAAGGGCAACGACAAGCTCCGCAATGCGCTGAACACTGCCCTGCATGCGGCCATGCAGGACGGCACCTGGAAGACGCTTTACGAGAAGTGGTTCCCTGGCTCGCCGATGCCTGACGAATATCTCCCCAAGAAGTGA
- a CDS encoding LacI family DNA-binding transcriptional regulator, which yields MKRTAPKTRSITVSDVARAANVSKATAARVLGEYGVVSDTIRADVMAAAKTLDYRPNELARSMTTGRSGIIGVVVGDIENPFFSLAVRGISDVARAAGFNVILANSGERIEAEKAAVRLLIGKRVDGLIVTPSESRDISHLRDIHRSGRPLALLDRALPDLDVDTVTVDDRGIAMRATRILADAGHRNISYVTAVDSEGHEYRDLGQIYTSSVRERIDGFLTVCREAGIDRPERYVRLGATSPDETRGVADKLLSGPDRPTAILASDSVIALEIFKVIRQRGLRVPEDISLITFHDADWTSVTTPPITVIDQPVYALGKSVAELLIRRLKGETRPPERLILPTGIIERGSVGPPRMALLAEAAK from the coding sequence ATGAAAAGAACCGCGCCCAAAACCCGGTCGATAACAGTCAGCGACGTCGCCCGCGCGGCAAACGTCTCAAAAGCGACCGCCGCGCGCGTGCTCGGCGAATACGGCGTCGTCAGCGACACGATCCGCGCCGACGTCATGGCCGCCGCCAAGACACTGGACTACCGTCCGAACGAACTGGCCCGCAGCATGACCACCGGCAGGTCAGGCATCATCGGGGTGGTGGTCGGCGACATCGAGAACCCGTTCTTCAGCCTCGCGGTGCGCGGCATCAGCGATGTGGCAAGGGCGGCCGGGTTCAACGTCATCCTGGCCAACTCCGGCGAGCGGATCGAGGCGGAAAAGGCGGCTGTGCGGCTGCTGATCGGCAAGCGCGTCGACGGACTGATCGTCACGCCGTCGGAATCGCGTGACATCTCGCATCTGCGCGACATCCACCGTTCAGGCCGGCCGCTTGCCCTGCTTGACCGGGCGCTGCCCGACCTGGATGTCGACACGGTCACGGTTGACGATCGCGGCATCGCCATGCGGGCGACCCGCATCCTTGCGGACGCCGGCCACCGCAACATTTCCTATGTCACCGCCGTCGACTCCGAGGGGCATGAATACCGCGATCTCGGGCAAATCTACACTTCGTCGGTTCGCGAGCGTATCGACGGTTTCCTCACCGTGTGCCGAGAGGCCGGAATTGATCGGCCTGAACGCTATGTTCGCCTTGGTGCGACGAGTCCTGACGAGACGCGAGGGGTCGCCGACAAGCTGCTGTCCGGGCCCGATCGGCCGACGGCGATCCTTGCCTCAGACAGCGTCATAGCGCTGGAGATCTTCAAGGTGATCCGCCAGCGCGGCCTGCGGGTTCCCGAAGACATTTCGCTGATCACCTTCCATGATGCAGACTGGACGAGCGTCACGACCCCGCCCATCACCGTAATAGACCAGCCCGTCTATGCGCTTGGCAAAAGCGTCGCGGAACTGCTCATTCGCCGCTTGAAGGGCGAAACGAGACCGCCTGAAAGGCTCATTCTGCCAACCGGGATCATCGAAAGAGGCTCGGTGGGTCCACCCAGGATGGCCTTGCTGGCCGAGGCCGCGAAGTAG
- a CDS encoding glycoside hydrolase family 3 protein, with protein MDLSFDLGRGAASLGHRFLIGLQPGHVLGDHDKRLLSLLKPAGVVFFRANFLADAPYDDWLAAHRKLMADIREHIGRDEVLFCIDHEGGGVLRPPAPITPFAYARRWKEQAADVGRAMGIELASLGFNVNFAPVLDVNSNADNPVIGQRAFGATPQEVTTAARPFLQAMQAEGVLGCPKHFPGHGDTSVDSHYGLPVVDIDAATFRNRELAPFRDMADAQARMIMTAHIVFPRIDPGTPATMSEVMLQDILRGELGFKGVVVSDDLGMAAISSMLDRPETSIKLANAGCDLLCMCAYWADTSLILRMTDHILAGVRDGSVAEATLAQSHQRIAALLSSAPQHAVRRLPDDAFAQHSTLAPLRDNSPRKVSEGGAATV; from the coding sequence ATGGACTTGTCTTTTGATCTCGGCCGGGGGGCTGCCTCGCTTGGACATCGTTTTCTGATCGGCCTCCAGCCGGGTCATGTGCTGGGCGACCACGACAAGCGGCTGCTGTCGCTGCTCAAGCCGGCCGGCGTGGTGTTCTTCCGCGCCAATTTCCTCGCCGACGCGCCCTATGACGACTGGCTGGCGGCGCACCGCAAGCTGATGGCCGACATCCGCGAACATATCGGGCGCGACGAGGTCCTGTTTTGCATCGATCATGAGGGTGGCGGCGTGCTGAGGCCGCCGGCGCCGATCACGCCATTCGCCTATGCAAGGCGCTGGAAGGAACAGGCTGCCGATGTCGGGCGCGCGATGGGGATCGAACTGGCCTCGCTTGGCTTCAACGTCAACTTTGCTCCCGTGCTCGACGTCAATTCCAATGCTGACAACCCGGTCATCGGCCAGCGTGCCTTCGGCGCCACGCCGCAGGAAGTGACGACGGCGGCGCGGCCGTTCCTCCAGGCAATGCAGGCCGAGGGCGTTCTGGGCTGCCCAAAACATTTCCCCGGCCACGGCGACACCAGCGTCGATTCGCATTACGGTCTCCCGGTCGTCGACATCGATGCCGCAACCTTCCGCAACCGCGAACTGGCGCCGTTCCGTGATATGGCGGACGCGCAGGCGCGCATGATCATGACCGCCCATATCGTTTTCCCGCGGATCGATCCCGGCACGCCGGCGACGATGTCGGAGGTCATGCTGCAGGACATCCTGCGCGGCGAACTCGGCTTCAAGGGTGTCGTCGTCTCCGACGATCTCGGCATGGCCGCGATCTCGTCGATGCTCGACCGGCCGGAAACCTCGATCAAGCTCGCCAATGCCGGCTGCGACCTGCTGTGCATGTGCGCCTATTGGGCCGACACCTCGCTGATCCTGCGCATGACCGATCATATCCTGGCAGGTGTGCGCGACGGCTCTGTCGCCGAGGCGACGCTGGCCCAGTCGCACCAGCGCATCGCCGCCCTGTTGTCGTCCGCGCCACAGCATGCCGTGCGGCGCCTGCCCGACGACGCCTTTGCCCAGCACAGCACCCTGGCGCCCTTGCGCGACAACAGCCCGCGCAAGGTTTCAGAAGGTGGTGCCGCGACGGTGTAG
- a CDS encoding lactonase family protein — MQNACLVFVGSLNREAPYFQGARGVGLGVYSFDEATLETRKLAETNDVDNPTFLSVTPDGSRIYANSEVFTWREGTVSAYGFDRASGTLGYLNKQPSLGSITAHNMITRDGTKLLVANYGMGQGGPDRAVAVYGFDKNGALSAPLASVSHTGTGPNAARQERSHAHSVTETIAGGTAIVADLGIDRLVSYRIESDGSLSRLAESALPAGAGPRHLALHPKGRFVFVMNELDSSIVSMALDEATGKLSLIDAKPAVPTEARDSNHCADIQISPDGRFVYGSNRGHDSIVIMAVDQQTGALSLVDYVPCGGATPRNLALTPSGGHLFSANQNANRISIFARDAANGRLTDTGCSIEIGTPMCVKIVR; from the coding sequence ATGCAAAATGCCTGTCTGGTCTTTGTCGGCAGCCTGAACCGCGAGGCGCCATATTTTCAGGGCGCGCGCGGCGTTGGCCTCGGCGTCTACAGCTTTGATGAAGCGACGCTGGAGACACGAAAGCTGGCCGAGACCAACGATGTCGACAACCCGACATTCCTGTCGGTGACGCCGGACGGCTCGCGCATCTATGCCAACTCGGAAGTGTTCACCTGGCGTGAGGGGACGGTGTCGGCTTACGGCTTCGATCGCGCCTCGGGCACGCTGGGCTATCTGAATAAGCAGCCTTCGCTGGGTAGCATCACCGCCCACAACATGATCACCCGCGACGGGACCAAACTGCTGGTCGCCAATTACGGCATGGGGCAGGGCGGCCCAGATCGAGCCGTGGCGGTCTACGGCTTCGACAAGAATGGTGCGTTGTCGGCGCCGCTGGCCAGCGTTTCACACACCGGCACTGGTCCGAATGCAGCACGACAAGAGCGCTCTCATGCCCACAGCGTCACCGAAACCATCGCTGGTGGGACAGCCATCGTCGCCGATCTCGGCATCGACAGGCTGGTGTCCTACCGGATCGAGAGCGATGGCAGCCTGAGCAGGCTCGCCGAATCCGCTCTGCCAGCCGGTGCCGGCCCGCGGCATCTTGCCCTGCACCCGAAAGGGCGCTTCGTCTTCGTCATGAACGAACTGGACTCGTCCATCGTGTCGATGGCGCTGGACGAAGCCACGGGCAAGCTGTCGTTGATCGATGCCAAGCCGGCGGTGCCCACCGAGGCGCGCGACAGTAACCACTGCGCCGATATCCAGATTTCGCCGGATGGCCGGTTTGTCTACGGCTCGAACCGTGGCCACGACAGCATCGTCATCATGGCCGTCGACCAGCAGACCGGAGCGTTGAGCCTGGTGGATTATGTCCCCTGCGGCGGCGCCACGCCGCGCAACCTGGCCCTGACGCCTTCAGGCGGCCACCTTTTCTCGGCCAACCAGAATGCCAACCGCATCTCCATTTTCGCCCGCGATGCCGCCAACGGCCGGCTGACTGACACCGGATGCTCGATCGAGATCGGCACGCCGATGTGCGTGAAGATCGTACGCTGA
- a CDS encoding MaoC family dehydratase, with translation MNDFAPTVGVASTHPANMPKDHADLPVWNAENWFYEDWPAGQKIRSLRRTMAEGDSHLFNTLVLDIHPYVQDQMFAETEGIFGKRLIAGAFVFSAGLGLVATNCVNAFSYGYDKLRFIKPVFIGDTIYSIRSNLDKKPRYKEMGLIRASYEVFKGEGELVLYCEHLQTVKYRNPADFVGKTEK, from the coding sequence ATGAACGATTTCGCGCCCACGGTCGGCGTTGCCTCGACGCATCCCGCCAACATGCCGAAGGACCATGCCGATCTTCCTGTCTGGAACGCGGAGAACTGGTTCTATGAGGACTGGCCGGCCGGCCAGAAGATCCGGTCGTTGCGCCGCACAATGGCGGAGGGCGACAGCCACCTTTTCAACACACTGGTGCTCGACATCCACCCTTATGTGCAGGACCAGATGTTTGCCGAGACGGAAGGCATTTTCGGCAAGCGGCTGATCGCTGGCGCCTTCGTCTTCTCAGCCGGCCTGGGGCTGGTGGCCACCAATTGCGTCAACGCGTTTTCGTACGGCTACGACAAACTGCGTTTCATAAAACCTGTCTTCATTGGTGACACGATCTATTCGATCCGCTCCAACCTCGACAAGAAGCCCCGCTACAAGGAGATGGGGCTGATCCGCGCCAGCTACGAGGTGTTCAAGGGCGAAGGCGAGCTCGTTCTCTACTGCGAGCATCTGCAGACGGTGAAGTACCGTAACCCCGCCGACTTCGTCGGCAAGACGGAGAAATGA
- a CDS encoding CaiB/BaiF CoA transferase family protein, with translation MPAAAELPLAGLVVVDMSQFLSGPYCSLRLLDLGARVIKIERPDGGDLSRRLYLSDTEIGGDSTIFHAINRAKESFAIDLKNEADLKALRELLTKADVLIQNFRPGVIERLGLDYESVREINPRLVYASISGYGEDGPWVKRPGQDLLAQSRSGVMWLNGDEDQGPVPFGLAIGDMLAGAACAQGILAALVRRGITGQGSHIETSLLEALVDFQFEVLTTHLNDGRRLPKRSNFRSAHAYLSAPYGVYPAKDGYLAIAMTPIPKLADLLSLEELTPYRDKPATWFTARDDIKAIIAKRIATKTIDEWLAILEPADIWCAKVLTWPEMLASEGFQSLDMLQTVTREDDVSILTTSSPLRVDGVRAKVDRAAPRIGEHSARIREEFGL, from the coding sequence ATGCCGGCAGCAGCCGAATTGCCGCTCGCCGGTCTTGTCGTCGTCGACATGAGCCAGTTCCTGTCAGGGCCCTATTGCTCGCTCAGGCTGCTCGATCTCGGCGCCCGCGTCATCAAGATCGAGCGTCCGGATGGCGGCGACCTGTCGCGCCGGCTCTATCTCAGCGACACCGAGATCGGCGGCGATTCCACCATCTTCCATGCCATCAACCGGGCCAAGGAAAGTTTTGCCATCGACCTCAAGAATGAGGCCGATCTCAAGGCATTGCGCGAATTGCTGACCAAGGCCGATGTGCTGATCCAGAATTTCCGTCCGGGCGTCATCGAACGGCTGGGCCTGGACTACGAGTCCGTCCGTGAGATCAACCCGCGCCTCGTCTATGCCTCGATCAGCGGTTATGGCGAGGACGGTCCATGGGTCAAGCGGCCCGGCCAGGACCTGCTGGCGCAGTCGCGCTCCGGCGTGATGTGGCTGAATGGCGATGAGGACCAGGGACCCGTGCCGTTCGGCCTCGCCATCGGCGACATGCTGGCGGGCGCGGCCTGCGCGCAAGGCATTCTGGCCGCGCTCGTGCGGCGCGGCATCACCGGCCAGGGAAGCCATATCGAAACCAGCCTGCTGGAAGCACTGGTCGACTTCCAGTTCGAGGTGCTGACCACCCATCTCAACGATGGCCGCCGCTTGCCCAAGCGATCCAACTTCCGCAGCGCGCATGCCTATCTGTCGGCGCCTTATGGCGTCTACCCGGCCAAGGACGGTTATCTCGCCATCGCCATGACGCCGATCCCCAAGCTGGCCGACCTGTTGTCGCTCGAGGAGTTGACGCCCTATCGCGACAAGCCGGCAACATGGTTCACCGCGCGCGACGACATCAAGGCGATCATCGCTAAGAGGATCGCCACCAAGACCATTGACGAATGGCTGGCCATACTCGAACCGGCCGACATCTGGTGCGCCAAGGTGCTGACCTGGCCAGAGATGCTGGCAAGCGAGGGGTTCCAGTCCTTGGACATGCTGCAGACCGTGACACGCGAGGATGATGTCTCGATCCTCACAACCAGCTCGCCGCTCCGGGTCGACGGGGTGCGGGCCAAGGTCGACCGTGCCGCGCCACGCATTGGCGAGCATAGTGCGCGGATACGCGAGGAATTCGGCCTGTGA
- a CDS encoding ABC transporter substrate-binding protein, with translation MTWSHPRGYDPMVACSSLWEQKTGVAIEWDKRSLQDFESFPVEELARAYDLIVIDHPHVGQITAEHCLAPLDVAGREADRAALRDGSLGQSYPSYTWQGRQWAFPIDAASQVQAWRPDRLDAAPTRWSEVLELARRGHVLLPLRPPHSLMTLYTLAGNLGRPCATDAPGDLIDIETGKQVFEMMREIAALVDPACLGMDPIAVSEDMAATGSRTQCAPLIYGYVSYAIAGFRPNRLAFTDIPVAGDAGPVGSALGGTGIAVSAFSKAKQAAIDFAYWIASGDVQRGPYAVAGGQPGHAAAWEDPAVNAATGNFYRDTRATLDGAWVRPRHDGYMAFQQSASDRINLGLVERHAAAPVIADLNRLFRDSFPARVSGAAGGGA, from the coding sequence ATGACCTGGAGCCACCCGCGCGGCTACGATCCGATGGTCGCCTGCTCGTCCCTGTGGGAGCAAAAGACCGGCGTTGCCATCGAATGGGACAAGCGCTCGCTGCAGGATTTCGAATCCTTTCCCGTCGAGGAACTGGCGCGCGCCTATGACCTGATCGTCATCGACCATCCACATGTCGGCCAGATCACCGCCGAGCATTGCCTGGCACCGCTTGATGTTGCCGGGCGGGAAGCGGATCGCGCGGCACTCAGGGACGGCAGCCTCGGCCAGTCCTATCCAAGCTACACATGGCAAGGCCGACAGTGGGCATTTCCGATCGACGCTGCCAGCCAGGTGCAGGCGTGGCGGCCGGACCGGCTCGATGCGGCACCAACGCGCTGGTCCGAGGTGCTGGAGTTGGCGCGGCGAGGCCATGTCCTGTTGCCGCTGCGGCCGCCGCATTCGCTGATGACACTCTACACGCTTGCCGGCAATCTCGGCCGCCCGTGCGCAACCGATGCGCCCGGCGATCTCATTGATATCGAGACGGGCAAGCAGGTTTTCGAGATGATGCGAGAGATCGCCGCCCTCGTCGATCCGGCCTGCCTTGGCATGGACCCGATCGCGGTTTCCGAGGATATGGCCGCGACCGGCTCGCGCACCCAGTGCGCGCCGCTGATCTATGGCTACGTTTCCTACGCCATCGCCGGTTTCCGGCCCAATCGCCTTGCCTTCACGGACATCCCGGTCGCCGGCGATGCCGGCCCGGTCGGTTCGGCACTGGGCGGAACCGGTATCGCCGTCTCGGCCTTTTCGAAGGCGAAGCAGGCGGCGATCGACTTCGCCTATTGGATCGCCAGCGGCGACGTGCAGCGCGGCCCCTATGCCGTAGCTGGCGGCCAGCCCGGCCATGCCGCGGCCTGGGAGGATCCTGCCGTCAACGCAGCGACCGGCAATTTCTACAGGGATACGCGCGCCACGCTCGACGGCGCATGGGTCAGGCCGCGGCACGATGGCTACATGGCGTTCCAGCAGAGCGCCTCCGATCGCATCAATCTCGGCCTGGTCGAGCGGCACGCCGCCGCTCCCGTCATCGCCGATCTCAATCGCCTGTTTCGGGACAGCTTCCCGGCGCGGGTGTCCGGCGCTGCCGGTGGAGGAGCCTGA